From a single Sphingobium lignivorans genomic region:
- a CDS encoding SGNH/GDSL hydrolase family protein, with translation MTLRDYGFGLGTAGSMRRHRPPMENGGGGIPPAPPLDPSVSGLTLANTAAIRAGFAAVRAGTRNMRVITVGDSTTATGGVVTGNSRYHAWPARMARLLRDAGLATSHENLVGFNGQGSAAAMNASFPNFTFTGQCNPVEDSLGGKILGQSTTGTFTFTPSEDVTGFRVLYTRSTAAGAFSWSIDGGAATTVDRQNEGGYALGELVIDAATVPALATPGLHMISFSWVSGYHAVISIEGLRDERLVNVYNAAISSSKAVAWPTPTGRPYYRLELLEAEQADLVIINLGINDWRAGNWTAAYDVALQSLITAAKAGGAGVILLCPCPSAETSAEAVPAARQLAYNDAILALAASNDVPVVNLRSFYGSGDAAVSAGYLLADGIHQTPEGYAATAALMAGTLRHIEQMG, from the coding sequence ATGACGCTGCGCGACTATGGCTTCGGCCTCGGCACGGCGGGCAGCATGCGCCGCCATCGCCCGCCGATGGAGAACGGGGGTGGCGGCATTCCACCCGCCCCGCCGCTCGATCCCTCGGTGAGCGGCCTCACGCTCGCCAACACGGCCGCCATCCGTGCCGGATTCGCCGCCGTGCGCGCCGGCACGCGGAACATGCGGGTCATCACCGTGGGCGACAGCACGACCGCCACGGGCGGCGTCGTCACAGGCAACTCGCGCTACCATGCATGGCCGGCCCGCATGGCGCGGCTGCTGCGCGACGCCGGGCTGGCGACCAGCCACGAGAATCTGGTGGGCTTCAACGGCCAGGGCTCGGCGGCCGCCATGAACGCCAGCTTCCCCAACTTCACCTTCACCGGGCAGTGCAACCCGGTGGAAGACTCGCTGGGCGGGAAGATATTAGGCCAGTCCACCACCGGCACCTTCACTTTCACGCCCAGCGAGGATGTGACCGGCTTCCGGGTGCTCTATACGCGATCGACCGCGGCCGGGGCCTTCTCCTGGAGCATCGACGGCGGCGCGGCGACGACCGTCGACCGGCAGAACGAGGGCGGCTATGCGCTTGGCGAGCTGGTCATCGATGCCGCCACCGTGCCGGCGCTGGCAACGCCCGGCCTGCACATGATCAGCTTCTCGTGGGTGAGCGGCTATCACGCGGTCATCTCGATCGAGGGCCTGCGGGACGAGCGCCTCGTCAATGTCTACAATGCCGCGATCTCGTCCAGCAAGGCGGTGGCCTGGCCCACGCCGACCGGCCGGCCTTATTATCGGCTGGAGCTGCTGGAGGCCGAGCAGGCCGATCTCGTCATCATCAACCTGGGCATCAACGACTGGCGGGCAGGCAACTGGACCGCCGCTTATGACGTCGCGCTGCAGTCGCTCATCACGGCGGCGAAGGCGGGCGGCGCGGGCGTGATCCTGCTGTGCCCCTGCCCCTCGGCCGAAACGAGCGCGGAAGCCGTGCCCGCGGCCCGGCAGCTGGCCTATAACGACGCCATCCTGGCGCTCGCGGCGAGCAATGACGTGCCGGTCGTCAATCTGCGCAGCTTCTATGGCAGTGGCGATGCGGCGGTAAGCGCGGGCTACCTGCTGGCGGACGGCATCCACCAGACGCCGGAAGGCTATGCCGCCACGGCGGCGCTGATGGCCGGCACGCTGCGCCACATCGAGCAGATGGGCTGA
- a CDS encoding spike base protein, RCAP_Rcc01079 family — protein sequence MADRFDHQIDTLSLPARDAFAITPHATSEIDPLPKAIYVGTGGHITLRTAGAAADVTFRNVASGQILDVRPRFIRVAGTTAADIVGLA from the coding sequence ATGGCCGACCGCTTCGATCACCAGATCGACACGCTTTCCCTCCCCGCGCGCGATGCCTTCGCGATCACGCCTCACGCCACCAGCGAGATCGATCCGCTGCCCAAGGCGATCTATGTCGGCACCGGCGGCCACATCACCCTGCGCACCGCCGGGGCGGCGGCCGACGTGACGTTCCGGAACGTCGCGTCGGGCCAGATCCTCGACGTGCGCCCCCGCTTCATCCGCGTCGCCGGCACCACGGCCGCGGACATTGTGGGCCTCGCCTGA
- the nth gene encoding endonuclease III, with protein MAARQLNRAQIFELFSRLAEANPAPRTELDYGNDYQLLVAVVLSAQATDAGVNKATRGLFETVKTPAQMVALGEEGLKRHIRTIGLFNTKAKNVIALSEALIANHDGEVPRDRDVLTSLPGVGRKTANVVMNTAFGEETFAVDTHIFRVANRMGLAPGKTVLAVEKGLEKRVPQPFRRDAHHWLILHGRYICKARRPECWRCPVNDICLYRDKILVDPKLSK; from the coding sequence ATGGCCGCTCGCCAGCTCAACCGCGCGCAGATTTTCGAGCTGTTCTCGCGCCTCGCCGAGGCGAACCCGGCGCCGCGCACCGAACTCGATTATGGCAATGACTATCAGCTCCTCGTCGCCGTCGTGCTCTCGGCACAGGCGACGGACGCGGGCGTGAACAAGGCGACGCGGGGCCTGTTCGAGACGGTGAAGACCCCGGCGCAGATGGTGGCGCTGGGCGAGGAAGGCCTCAAGCGCCATATCCGCACCATCGGCCTGTTCAACACCAAGGCGAAGAATGTGATCGCCCTCTCCGAAGCGCTGATCGCGAACCATGACGGTGAAGTGCCGCGCGACCGCGACGTGCTGACCAGCCTGCCGGGCGTGGGACGCAAGACCGCCAATGTGGTGATGAACACCGCGTTCGGCGAGGAGACTTTCGCGGTCGACACGCACATCTTCCGCGTCGCCAACCGCATGGGGCTGGCACCGGGCAAGACCGTCCTTGCGGTAGAGAAAGGGCTGGAGAAGCGGGTGCCGCAGCCCTTCCGGCGCGATGCGCATCACTGGCTGATCCTGCACGGGCGCTACATCTGCAAGGCGCGGCGGCCGGAATGCTGGCGCTGCCCGGTGAACGACATCTGCCTGTACCGGGACAAGATCCTCGTCGATCCGAAACTATCCAAATAG
- the dapB gene encoding 4-hydroxy-tetrahydrodipicolinate reductase, whose amino-acid sequence MTAIGIFGARGRMGQAIAGVADAAGLVIAGGTDGKAEGTIGAAGAPITTDPGTLATRADVLIDFSVPAALRAHLDACIAAGKPLLIGTTGLETEHQAAIDAAAAHIAVLQTGNTSLGVNLLAALVREAAARLGDDWDIEIAEMHHRHKVDAPSGTALLLGQAAAQGRGIDLATHSARGRDGITGARRPGDIGFASLRGGSVAGDHLVILAGENERIELGHRAESRVIFARGAVKAAQWLIGKAPGRYTMADVLGL is encoded by the coding sequence ATGACGGCGATCGGCATTTTCGGGGCGCGGGGGCGCATGGGCCAGGCCATTGCGGGCGTGGCGGACGCGGCCGGGCTCGTGATCGCGGGCGGGACGGACGGCAAGGCGGAGGGAACCATCGGGGCGGCCGGGGCACCGATCACCACTGATCCGGGGACCCTCGCGACGCGTGCGGACGTGCTGATCGACTTCTCCGTGCCCGCGGCGCTGCGCGCGCATCTCGACGCCTGCATCGCAGCGGGCAAGCCGCTGCTCATCGGCACGACCGGGCTGGAAACCGAGCATCAGGCCGCGATCGACGCGGCGGCGGCGCATATCGCCGTGCTGCAGACCGGCAACACTTCGCTCGGCGTGAACCTGCTCGCCGCGCTGGTGCGCGAGGCGGCCGCCCGGCTGGGCGACGACTGGGACATCGAGATCGCCGAGATGCATCACCGGCACAAGGTCGATGCCCCCTCCGGCACCGCTTTGCTGCTGGGACAGGCGGCGGCGCAGGGACGCGGCATCGACCTCGCCACCCACAGCGCGCGAGGCCGCGACGGCATCACCGGCGCGCGGCGGCCGGGCGACATCGGCTTTGCCAGCCTGCGCGGCGGATCGGTCGCGGGCGACCATCTGGTGATCCTCGCCGGGGAGAATGAACGGATCGAGCTCGGGCACCGGGCGGAAAGCCGGGTGATCTTCGCGCGCGGGGCCGTGAAGGCCGCGCAATGGCTGATCGGCAAGGCCCCGGGGCGCTACACCATGGCGGACGTGCTGGGGCTCTGA
- a CDS encoding NAD-dependent deacylase has protein sequence MAQPRSLVILTGAGISAESGLATFRGPGGLWEGHRVEDVCTPGALARDPALVHRFYDLRRAALAGVAPNDAHAALARLERAWAGDFLIVTQNVDDLHERAGSRRVLHMHGELLSALCAACGHRLTWQGSLAPGTACPSCGSPRLRPDIVFFGEMPYAMERIEAALSRADLFVSIGTSGAVYPAAGFVRMAGAFGAATLELNLEPSAGSDWFDACRHGPASVVVPDWVNEMLAP, from the coding sequence ATGGCCCAACCGCGCAGCCTCGTCATCCTCACCGGCGCCGGCATTTCCGCCGAGAGCGGCCTTGCGACCTTTCGCGGCCCCGGTGGCCTGTGGGAAGGGCACCGCGTCGAGGATGTCTGCACGCCCGGGGCGCTCGCGCGCGATCCGGCGCTGGTGCATCGCTTCTATGATCTGCGCCGCGCCGCGCTGGCGGGCGTGGCGCCCAATGATGCGCATGCGGCGCTCGCCCGGCTGGAGCGTGCCTGGGCCGGCGACTTTCTGATCGTCACCCAGAATGTCGATGATCTTCACGAGCGGGCGGGCTCGCGCCGGGTGCTGCACATGCATGGTGAGTTGCTCTCTGCCCTGTGCGCCGCTTGCGGCCACCGGCTGACATGGCAGGGCAGCCTTGCGCCGGGCACGGCCTGCCCCAGCTGCGGGTCGCCGCGCCTGCGGCCGGACATCGTGTTCTTCGGCGAGATGCCTTATGCCATGGAACGGATCGAAGCGGCGCTGTCCCGCGCCGATCTGTTCGTTTCCATCGGCACGTCGGGCGCGGTCTATCCTGCCGCGGGCTTCGTCCGCATGGCGGGCGCCTTCGGTGCCGCCACGCTGGAACTCAATCTGGAGCCCTCCGCCGGCAGCGACTGGTTCGACGCGTGCCGGCACGGGCCGGCGAGCGTGGTCGTCCCCGACTGGGTGAATGAGATGCTCGCGCCTTGA
- a CDS encoding MBL fold metallo-hydrolase yields MNAPTENPPMRATMIPVTPLQQNCTLIWCTRTMHGALVDPGGDLPRLKQAVEQHGVMLEKILVTHGHIDHCGQAIVLATELCLPIEGPHEDDRFWISRLDEDGKRWGLPGKPFEPDRWLVDGDQVTVGELVLDVIHCPGHTPGHVVFHHAPSKLALVGDVLFQGSIGRTDFPLGNHDDLIASITRKLWPLGGDTIFVPGHGQPSSFAHERASNPYVGDAVTGLRG; encoded by the coding sequence ATGAACGCTCCCACCGAAAATCCCCCGATGCGCGCGACCATGATCCCGGTCACGCCGCTCCAGCAGAACTGCACCTTGATCTGGTGCACGCGCACCATGCATGGCGCGCTGGTCGATCCGGGCGGGGATCTGCCGCGTCTCAAGCAGGCGGTGGAGCAGCATGGCGTGATGCTGGAGAAGATCCTCGTCACCCATGGCCATATCGATCATTGCGGGCAGGCGATCGTGTTGGCGACGGAGCTTTGCCTGCCCATCGAGGGACCCCATGAGGATGATCGCTTCTGGATTTCCCGGCTGGATGAGGACGGCAAGCGCTGGGGCCTGCCGGGCAAGCCCTTCGAGCCCGATCGCTGGCTGGTCGACGGCGATCAGGTGACGGTCGGCGAACTCGTGCTGGATGTCATCCATTGCCCCGGCCACACGCCGGGCCATGTGGTCTTCCATCATGCCCCCTCCAAGCTCGCGCTGGTCGGCGACGTGCTGTTCCAGGGCTCGATCGGCCGCACCGATTTCCCGCTCGGCAATCATGATGATCTCATCGCGTCGATCACCCGCAAGCTCTGGCCTTTGGGCGGGGATACGATCTTCGTTCCCGGCCACGGCCAGCCCAGCAGCTTCGCGCATGAGCGCGCGAGCAATCCCTATGTCGGCGATGCCGTGACCGGCCTTCGCGGCTGA